A window from Citrus sinensis cultivar Valencia sweet orange chromosome 5, DVS_A1.0, whole genome shotgun sequence encodes these proteins:
- the LOC102622044 gene encoding receptor homology region, transmembrane domain- and RING domain-containing protein 2-like yields MNLSVVYLLCVLLICRLASANVVLIGNNVTLSFDDIEANFAPAIRGSGDCGVLYVAEPLDACSNLTSKVEKVSNMSSAFVLTIRGGCSFEDKVRNAQKAGFEAAIVYDNEDDGVLVAMAGNSAGIKIHAVFVSKASGEKLKQYAGSTDMEIWIIPSFENSAWSIMAISFISLLAMSAVLATCFFVRRHRIRREAPRASRGREFHGMSRRLVKAMPSLIFTAVVEDNCTSRTCAICLEDYSVGEKLRILPCRHKFHAFCVDSWLTSWRTFCPVCKRDARTSTGEPPASESTPLLSSSPASSSILSSIRSSLASSSALHIPPSMLHSPSVSHIHSVASTPYIPQSLRSYCQSPPISVSQSSLDLRHASSQRSHGSYIMSSHSIGYPSISPLNSRYMSPYLPSPSNASPSLVGSSSHQQHPLHYSESATSFSPFASAQSLPECECNI; encoded by the exons ATGAATCTGTCGGTGGTGTATTTGTTGTgtgttttgttaatttgtcGATTGGCTTCAGCTAATGTGGTGTTGATTGGGAACAACGTTACTCTTTCTTTCGACGATATCGAAGCTAATTTCG CTCCAGCGATCAGGGGTTCGGGAGACTGCGGGGTATTGTACGTAGCAGAGCCTCTTGATGCATGTTCAAATTTGACTAGTAAAGTTGAAAAAGTTTCGAATATGAGCTCCGCATTTGTGTTGACTATTAGAGGAGGGTGTAGCTTTGAAGATAAAGTGAGGAATGCACAGAAAGCAGGATTTGAAGCGGCTATTGTCTATGACAATGAAGATGATGGTGTCTTGGTTGCAA TGGCGGGAAATTCAGCTGGTATTAAAATACATGCCGTGTTCGTGTCCAAAGCTTCTGGTGAAAAACTGAAACAGTATGCTGGTTCAACCGACATGGAGATTTGGataatcccaagctttgaaaaCTCAGCATGGTCAATCATGGCaatctcttttatttctcttcttGCCATGTCTGCAGTGCTGGCTACTTGCTTCTTTGTACGCAGGCATCGTATAAGACGAGAAGCTCCTCGGGCATCTCGTGGCCGGGAATTTCATGGGATGAGCAGGCGTTTGGTTAAAGCAATGCCAAGCCTGATATTTACTGCCGTTGTAGAGGATAATTGTACCTCAAGAACATGTGCTATATGCCTTGAGGACTATAGTGTTGGAGAGAAACTCAGAATTCTGCCATGTCGTCACA AATTTCATGCTTTCTGTGTGGATTCTTGGCTTACATCATGGAGAACATTTTGCCCGGTTTGCAAGCGGGATGCTAGGACTAGCACAGGTGAACCCCCGGCATCAGAGTCTACACCATTGCTTTCATCTAGCCCAGCTTCCTCCTCTATACTTTCATCTATAAGATCTTCACTAGCATCATCTTCAGCCTTACATATACCCCCATCGATGTTACATTCACCTTCTGTCTCTCACATTCACTCTGTTGCTTCTACTCCTTATATTCCACAATCTCTTAGGTCCTACTGTCAATCTCCTCCCATAAGTGTTAGTCAAAGCTCTCTAGATCTCAGACATGCTTCTTCCCAAAGATCTCATGGTTCTTATATCATGTCATCTCACTCCATTGGGTACCCATCTATATCACCTCTTAACTCAAGATACATGTCTCCATACCTTCCAAGCCCAAGCAATGCATCACCAAGTTTAGTCGGTTCTTCCAGTCATCAGCAGCATCCACTGCATTATAGTGAATCTGCCACAAGTTTCTCTCCTTTTGCCTCTGCTCAATCCCTTCCTGAATGTGAATGCAACATTTGA